In the genome of Myxococcales bacterium, one region contains:
- a CDS encoding AAA family ATPase: MSTKSVLETAQDLSRSGIVPIPVRPKSKIPCESGWTEPKHGTSDLAARFGGPNLNIGVLLGKPSGNLVDIDLDCPEAIELAKSILPDTGWTHGRQSARSSHYCYFAQGCKTRKFVDPIDGTMLLEIRSDGCQTVVPPSRHESGELVEHEGEGVATEVRSELLQDDVSKLAAATIFVRHYPANGDRHNAIMAFSGMLLKGGLPQDEVGWFVTVIAKAAGDEEWEQRKTDVATTAERLAQRQPVTGAPKLAKIIDERVVRSVAKFLGIEWGGGTSPSFESAIPQSDSQKRFDFFQIDDIQLDLSNSYLIKGHIEQESMVLIYGPSGCSKTFIALDMGLHIAAGRDWQGHRVKQGMVVYVAAEGSRGFAKRIEACKKTWLGRTENIPFYILPTTVDLLDPNADTGPLIEAIRKLEDAGVHTCVAIFIDTLSRSMAGGDENSSVDMPLFVKNCDRIKSELGCTVIPIHHTGKNAKRGARGHSSLRAAIDTELEVSVAKNRPGFWINATKQRDMDLMPGISYQLVPVQLGVDDDGDPVSSCVVEFAGDLEATDEVQKQSPAEEHFLGVLNSLDSEPLLTLVIEASDLEMKPNQTGFCRKRVREASLQAQADDGRNDPKLNGQYFRRGLKGLEEQGIVESDKQWIWFPATDDLGTE, from the coding sequence TTGTCTACCAAGTCAGTCCTCGAAACTGCACAAGATCTTTCGAGATCTGGGATCGTCCCAATTCCCGTCCGCCCAAAAAGCAAGATCCCTTGCGAGTCCGGGTGGACCGAACCTAAGCACGGCACCTCCGATCTCGCTGCTCGTTTCGGGGGGCCAAACCTAAACATCGGAGTCCTTCTTGGCAAGCCAAGCGGCAACCTCGTCGATATCGACCTCGATTGCCCCGAGGCAATCGAACTTGCGAAGTCAATTCTGCCTGACACGGGTTGGACGCATGGTCGCCAAAGCGCCCGCTCGTCTCACTACTGCTACTTCGCGCAGGGCTGTAAAACCAGAAAGTTCGTAGACCCTATTGATGGCACCATGCTTCTCGAAATCCGGTCCGACGGTTGCCAAACCGTTGTGCCACCGAGTCGTCATGAATCCGGTGAACTGGTTGAGCACGAAGGCGAGGGGGTTGCAACAGAAGTCCGGTCGGAACTGCTGCAAGATGACGTATCGAAGCTTGCGGCTGCGACGATCTTTGTTCGCCACTACCCAGCCAACGGGGACCGCCACAACGCAATTATGGCGTTCTCCGGAATGCTCCTCAAAGGTGGCTTGCCCCAGGACGAAGTTGGATGGTTCGTCACGGTCATCGCGAAAGCAGCTGGCGACGAGGAATGGGAGCAGAGGAAGACCGATGTTGCGACTACCGCAGAGCGACTTGCTCAGCGTCAGCCTGTTACTGGAGCGCCCAAGCTTGCGAAGATCATTGACGAACGGGTCGTCCGCAGTGTCGCGAAGTTTCTTGGAATCGAGTGGGGGGGGGGCACGTCTCCCTCGTTCGAGAGCGCGATCCCGCAATCTGACTCTCAGAAGAGATTCGATTTCTTCCAAATCGACGATATCCAACTCGATCTGTCAAACAGCTACCTCATCAAGGGTCATATCGAGCAAGAATCGATGGTGCTCATTTACGGCCCGTCAGGCTGCTCCAAAACATTTATCGCTCTCGATATGGGTCTGCACATTGCGGCTGGACGAGATTGGCAGGGACATCGCGTAAAACAGGGCATGGTCGTTTACGTAGCCGCAGAGGGATCTCGCGGTTTCGCAAAGCGAATCGAAGCTTGCAAGAAAACATGGCTCGGTCGAACAGAAAACATTCCGTTTTATATCCTTCCCACGACGGTGGACCTTCTCGACCCGAACGCCGACACAGGCCCGTTGATCGAGGCCATCAGGAAACTGGAGGACGCCGGTGTGCACACATGCGTGGCGATTTTCATCGACACGCTTAGCCGCTCGATGGCAGGGGGCGACGAGAACTCAAGCGTAGATATGCCTCTGTTCGTCAAAAACTGTGATCGCATCAAGTCCGAACTCGGGTGCACAGTCATTCCGATTCACCACACCGGAAAGAATGCGAAGCGGGGAGCCAGAGGTCATTCGTCCCTGAGGGCAGCCATAGATACAGAGCTAGAAGTCAGCGTCGCGAAGAATCGACCTGGCTTCTGGATTAACGCCACGAAGCAGCGCGACATGGATCTTATGCCCGGTATCTCGTATCAGCTCGTCCCAGTGCAGCTCGGAGTCGATGACGACGGTGATCCCGTGTCGTCATGCGTTGTCGAGTTTGCCGGGGATCTAGAGGCCACGGACGAAGTCCAGAAACAGAGCCCAGCGGAAGAGCACTTCCTGGGTGTTCTGAATTCGTTGGATTCGGAGCCACTTCTTACCTTGGTGATCGAAGCCTCAGACCTAGAAATGAAGCCTAACCAGACTGGATTTTGTCGGAAGCGGGTACGCGAAGCTTCACTGCAGGCTCAGGCTGATGATGGAAGGAATGACCCGAAGTTGAACGGTCAGTATTTCCGACGTGGGCTTAAGGGCTTGGAAGAACAGGGGATTGTCGAATCCGACAAGCAATGGATCTGGTTCCCAGCCACCGACGACCTGGGGACAGAATGA